Proteins encoded within one genomic window of Dehalococcoidales bacterium:
- a CDS encoding AAA family ATPase: MPRELTAAQVRRRCDPALFKCNSTGDLEPLSGIIGQERAMSALNFGLNILKPGFNVYVSGSAGTGRTTTIKSFLETLAAKKETPSDWCYVHNFRDSYYPKTMEMPAGMGQTLQKDVNHLVDNARRSLIQAFASKEHAERRAEITADFHKKRDAVFSAINKKAEENGLLLQTTPVGIFFIPSSRGEAMSEEEYKKLSARDKEDLRKKQEELSEELKRQINDLRVEEGAVEQRLEEIDREVARYSIGYLFEEVKKKYSQIPQVIDYLTEVEQDIVENFEQFKSDMKTSDTDPISVMQGMMRKQAFRKYEVNVLVDNSRLQGAPVILELNPTFNNLFGRVEKEAQFGALSTDFTMIKSGSLHRANGGYLVVRIEDLLTNFQSWEGLKRTLRDGKLEIEDIGERLGFMTTKSLKPEPIPLNIKVVVIGEPMFYYLLLQLDLEFRELFKIKADFDSRMDKTETNLRDYAAVICRMCKEEDLKHLDSNALARIIEHSTRLAGDQEKLSTLFADIADIIREASFWAEEDEKQLIEAGHIEKAIEQKVYRSNLIQQRINEMINKGMIIIDTDGEKAGQVNGLSVIDLGDFAFGRPTRITASVGVGREGLIDIEREAKLGGRLHSKGVMILNGYITEKYVREIPLSLSARLVFEQSYDEVEGDSASSTELYALLSSLADTPISQGIAVTGSVNQKGEVQAIGGINEKIEGFFEACQARGLNGKQGVLIPATNIRNLMLKETVTAAIEDGTFHIYPVGTIDEGLEALTGLKAGERLKNGRFEPGSINAKVEERLKTLAEKLRDFTKGEEKTTTTGTEA; encoded by the coding sequence ATGCCCAGAGAACTAACCGCGGCGCAGGTCAGGCGACGGTGCGACCCGGCTCTGTTCAAATGTAACTCAACCGGGGACCTGGAGCCACTGAGCGGCATCATCGGGCAGGAGCGGGCAATGAGCGCCCTTAATTTTGGTCTTAACATCCTCAAACCGGGATTTAACGTTTATGTATCAGGGTCAGCGGGCACCGGCCGGACTACCACCATCAAGTCCTTTCTGGAGACGCTGGCGGCCAAAAAAGAAACCCCCTCCGACTGGTGTTATGTGCACAACTTTCGAGATTCATATTACCCCAAAACCATGGAGATGCCCGCCGGTATGGGGCAAACCCTGCAAAAAGACGTAAACCACCTGGTGGACAACGCCAGGCGCAGCCTTATCCAGGCTTTCGCCAGCAAGGAACACGCCGAGCGGCGGGCTGAAATAACCGCCGACTTCCACAAGAAAAGGGACGCCGTATTCAGCGCCATCAATAAGAAGGCTGAAGAAAACGGGCTTCTCCTGCAGACTACACCGGTAGGGATATTCTTTATACCGTCTTCCAGGGGAGAAGCAATGAGCGAGGAGGAATATAAAAAGCTCAGCGCCAGAGACAAAGAGGATCTCAGAAAGAAACAAGAGGAACTGTCTGAAGAGTTGAAGAGGCAAATAAACGACCTTCGGGTTGAAGAGGGCGCCGTCGAGCAACGGCTGGAAGAGATTGACCGCGAGGTAGCACGCTACTCCATCGGCTACCTCTTCGAAGAGGTAAAGAAGAAGTATAGCCAGATCCCCCAGGTGATTGATTACTTAACGGAAGTTGAGCAGGATATCGTTGAGAATTTTGAGCAATTCAAGTCAGATATGAAGACTTCAGATACAGACCCCATATCCGTCATGCAGGGAATGATGAGAAAGCAGGCTTTCCGGAAGTATGAAGTTAACGTACTGGTTGACAATTCAAGGTTGCAGGGGGCTCCGGTGATTCTGGAGCTAAACCCCACCTTTAATAATCTCTTTGGGCGTGTGGAAAAGGAAGCCCAGTTCGGGGCGCTGTCCACTGATTTTACCATGATTAAAAGCGGCTCTCTGCACCGGGCTAACGGCGGTTATCTTGTGGTCAGAATTGAAGACCTGCTGACTAACTTCCAGTCCTGGGAGGGCTTAAAAAGGACCCTTCGTGACGGTAAACTGGAAATTGAGGATATCGGCGAGCGCCTGGGGTTCATGACCACCAAAAGTCTGAAGCCGGAACCAATCCCGCTTAATATCAAGGTAGTAGTTATCGGCGAGCCCATGTTCTACTATTTACTGCTGCAGCTGGACCTGGAGTTTAGAGAACTATTTAAGATTAAGGCTGATTTTGATAGCCGTATGGACAAGACGGAGACTAACTTAAGAGATTACGCTGCCGTCATCTGCCGGATGTGCAAAGAAGAAGACCTGAAACACCTGGATAGTAACGCTTTAGCCAGGATCATCGAGCACAGTACCCGGCTGGCCGGTGACCAGGAAAAGCTGTCAACCCTGTTTGCTGACATCGCCGATATCATCCGTGAAGCCAGCTTCTGGGCGGAGGAGGACGAGAAACAGCTTATTGAAGCCGGGCATATTGAGAAAGCCATCGAGCAAAAGGTTTACCGCTCCAATCTCATCCAGCAGCGTATCAATGAAATGATAAATAAGGGAATGATTATTATCGATACCGATGGTGAGAAAGCAGGACAGGTAAACGGCTTATCAGTAATCGACCTCGGTGATTTTGCTTTCGGCCGGCCTACCAGGATAACCGCCAGCGTCGGTGTCGGCCGGGAAGGGCTGATTGACATCGAACGGGAAGCCAAGCTGGGAGGACGCCTGCACTCCAAAGGCGTTATGATACTGAACGGCTATATCACCGAAAAATATGTCCGGGAGATTCCGCTGTCACTGTCCGCCCGCCTGGTATTCGAACAGAGCTACGACGAGGTGGAAGGAGACAGCGCTTCGAGCACGGAGCTTTACGCATTGCTGTCCTCCCTGGCGGATACTCCGATAAGCCAGGGTATCGCCGTCACCGGCTCCGTGAACCAGAAGGGAGAGGTACAGGCGATTGGCGGTATCAACGAAAAAATCGAGGGTTTCTTTGAAGCGTGCCAGGCTAGAGGGCTTAACGGGAAACAGGGAGTTCTCATCCCGGCGACCAATATCAGGAATTTAATGCTTAAAGAAACGGTAACGGCCGCGATTGAGGACGGCACTTTCCATATCTATCCGGTAGGCACCATCGATGAGGGGCTAGAAGCTCTTACCGGGCTGAAGGCGGGTGAACGTCTGAAAAACGGCCGCTTTGAGCCAGGTTCGATTAATGCTAAAGTGGAGGAGCGCCTGAAGACCCTGGCGGAAAAACTGAGGGACTTTACCAAAGGTGAGGAGAAAACCACCACTACCGGAACCGAAGCATAA